The DNA window GTGCGTGCTGCCGCACCCGCCGAGGTCTTCCACGCCGAAGCAGTGAGCCCGACGCTCCGACGCTGCGGGAGGATGACGCCGTGCCCGCCGAACGCAGCCGTCGAGCGGATGATCGCACCCAGGTTACGCGGGTCGGTGATGCCGTCGAGGGCGATGAACAGCGGGTTCTCGCCCCGCGCGATGACCTGGTCGAGCAGCTCCATGGGGTGCGCGTACTCGTACGGTGGCACCTTGATCGCGAGCCCCTGGTGGACGCCGTCGAACCCGGCCATGCGGTCGAGTTCCGGCCGCATCACCTCGAGGACGGGGATGCCGCGGCGGGTGGCGAGACTGAGCGCCTCCTTCACGCGGTCGTCCATCTCGATGCGCGTCGCGACGTACAGCGTGGTGGCCGGGATCTTCGCGCGCAGCGCTTCGAGCACGGAGTTGCGGCCCGTCACGACCTCGGACTCGTCGCTCGACTTCTGCTTGGTGCGGCCGTTCGTCGACGGTCGTCCGTTCTGGCCGGCCGGCTGCTTGGGCTTGCCGGTGCCGCCGGAGGCCGCGTAGCGCTCCTGCGCGGCCTTCCGCTTGCCGGCGGGGTGCCAGGCGCGGTCCTCGGCCTTGGGGGTCGGCCCACGACCTTCGAGCGCCTTGCGGCCGAGGCCACCAGTGCCCTTGGTGGGACCCTTCTTCGCTTTCTTCGGCCCGGTCGGGCGGGAAGGCTTACTTGCCACTGATACTCCAATGTGCTCCGGACGGGGTGTCTTCGATGGTGATCCCGGCCGCGGTGAGTTCGTCGCGGATCCGGTCGGCCGCTGCGAAGTCCTTGGCGACCCTGGCGTCAGCGCGATCGACGAGCAGGCGCTCGACGAGTGCGGACAGGGATCGGTGAGTGATGGGGTCGGTGCCCGACGACCACGACGGGTCGGTCGGGTCGATACCGAGGACGCGGGTCATGTCGAGCACCGCGACACTGCTCTCCCGGGCGACGTCGTGATCGTCGCCGCGGTCGAGGGCGGCGTTGCCCACGCGGACGGCTTCGTGCAGTGCCGCCAGGGCACGAGGGATGTTGAGGTCGTCGTCCATCGCCTCGACGAACGCGGCCGGGAGCGTCGCGCGATCGGGTGCGCGGTCCGCCTCGTCGAGGAGGCCTGCGCGACGAGACCGGTCCAGGAAGCCCTCGATACGACCGAGCGCCGCCTCCGCTTCGGCGAGTGCGCCGTCGTGGAATTCGAGGGTGGAGCGGTACTGCGCAGCACCCAGGTAGTACCGCACGACCAGAGGCCTCGCCTCGGCGAGGAGGTCGGCCGCGTAGACGGAGTTACCGAGCGACTTGGACATCTTCTGTCCGCCGGACACCGCGACCAGGCCGTTGTGCAACCAGTACCGCGCGAACGGGTCGCCGGCCGCACTCGACTGGGCGAGCTCGTTCTCGTGATGGGGGAAGCGCAGGTCGAGTCCGCCGCCGTGGATGTCGAACTCCTCGCCGAGGTACTTCGTCGACATCGCCGAGCACTCGATGTGCCAGCCGGGTCGGCCTTCACCCCAGGGCGACATCCAGCTCGCCGAGCGTGGCTCGCCGGGCTTTGTGCCCTTCCACAGCGCGAAGTCGCGCGGATCGCGCTTCCCGCGGGGATCCGCGTCGGTCGCGGCCTCCATGTGCTCGGCGCTCTGACGCGTCAGCTCGCCGTACCGGCTCCATGATGCGGTGTCGAAGTAGACGTCTCCGGACTCGTCCGGTGCGGGGTACGCGTGCCCGGCGTCGACGAGTCGCTCGATGAGCTCCTGCATCTCCGGGATGCTCGCGGTGGCGCGCGGCTCGTAGCTCGGCGGCAGGATGCCGAGCGCGCGGTAGGCCGCGGTGAACTCCAGTTCGTACCGGTAGGCGAGCGCCCACCATTCCTCCCCGGGCAGGGCGAAGCCGCCCTCGGAACCCGCGGCGGCGTTCGCCAGGATCTTGTCGTCGATGTCGGTGACGTTGCGGACGAGCGTGACGCGCAGCCCTGAGGCGGTCAGCCAGCGTCGGAGTTGGTCGTAGACGAGCGCGCTGCGCAGGTGGCCGATGTGCGGCGAGGACTGCACCGTGGGTCCGCAGACGTACAGCCCCGCCTCGGCTTCGCGGAGCGGCACGAAGTCCCGGAGGGACTGCGTTTTCGAATCGTAGAGTCGGAGGGCCACGAGACCAGACTAGCCGCCGCCGTCGCGGCATGATGGTCGCATGACGACTGGGCCGAACGAGCCGCGCGTTCTCGAGGCGCGCCTCGGCGCGCAGCTCCTCCAGGGAGGGCCGCGGCGGTCTCCGGCCGCGGTCGTGTCCCGACTGCTCGCCGTCCAGGCGCAGGACCTGGCCTCCGGACTGTGGGCGATCGGCGTCCGCTCGCCCGGTTCGACCCTCGCCGAGGTGCTGACCGCCCTCGAGGACGGGTCGGTGGTCCGGTCCTGGCCCATGCGGGGCACGCTCCACCTCGTCGCCGCCGAAGACCTCGGCTGGATCCTCGGCCTGGGCGTCCCCCGGGTCCGTTCGACGATCGCCGCGCGCCACCGCCAACTGGAACTCGACGCCGAGACGTTCTCGCGATCCCGCGACCTCACCGAGGCGATGCTCGGCGGTGGGCGCCGAGCCGGTCGAGACGAGCTGCTGGCCGCCCACACGGCCGCGGGCATCCCGGTCACGGGGCAGCGCGGCTCCCACCTGCTCATGGAGCTCGCCATGCGTGGCGTCGTCTGTTGGGGACCGCCGGCGGGCAAGCAGCAGTCACTCGTCCTCTCCGAGGAGTGGATCCGCTCACCGCGGGTACTCGAACCCGACGAGGCCCTCGGCGAGTTCGTCGTCCGGTACCTCGCTGGCCATGGACCGGCGACCGTCGCCGACCTCACCTGGTGGTCGAAGCTCACGGTCGCCCAGGTCAACCGCGGGCTGAAGATCGCGGGCGACCGGGTCGAGGAGCGCGAGCAGGAGGGTGTGCTGCGTTGGTCGGCCGTCGAGACCGCGTCGGCCCCGCACCCCACCGGGGCGCCGTCGGTCCTGGCCCTGCCCGGATTCGACGAGCTGCTCCTCGGCTACCGGGATCGTGGACTGTCGCTCCCCGCCGAGCACGCGGAGCGCGTCGTCCCAGGGGCGAACGGGATCTTCCTCCCGATGATCACCGTCGACGGTCGGATCGTCGGCACGTGGCGACGACGGATCGGGCCGAAGACCGTGACGATCACGCCGGAGCCGTTCACCCCGCTCGGCCGACGCGTCGAAGCCGGCTTCCGCCGCGCGGTGACCGCCTACGGACGGTTCCTCGGGCTGCCCGTCGAACTCGTCGGCCAGACGACCTCCGATTGACGCGGTGGCCGCGATCGGTCACCGGTGGTCAGCGGCGCTCGATCAACGCCGTCGCCACGGCGGTGACACCCTCGCCACGACCCGTGAAGCCGAGCGAGTCCGTCGTCGTCGCCGCGATGCTGACGGGTCCGCCGACGAGCGCACCCAGCACCGACTCCGCCTCGAGGCGACGGGGCGCGAAGCGAGGGCGGTTCCCGACGAGCTGCACCGCGACGTTCACGACCTCGTACCCGGCGGCGCGCAGTCGCTCGACCGCCGCCTCCAGGAAGACCGAGCCTCGAGCTCCGGCGAAGCGCGGATCGTCGGTGCCGAACATCGAACCGATGTCGCCGAGCCCCGCCGCGGACAGGAGCGCGTCGACGATCGCGTGGGCGACCGCGTCACCGTCGCTGTGACCGGCGAGCGCCCGCTCCCCCGGCCAGGAGAGGCCTGCGAGGTGCAGCTCGCCCGCCTCAGCGAAGGCGTGGACGTCGATACCGATGCCGGTCCGGATCCGGCCGGGCTGCGGCGTCGGTGACGACGACGGTGACGACGACGGCAAACCGGTGTCGGCGCGGTCGGCGAGGGCATCGGCCGCAGCCGGTTCGGTCAGGAGCCGTTCCGCGCGCTGAGCGTCCCACGGCGTCGTGATCTTGAACGCGGCCTCCGAGCCCTCCACCGTCACGACCGGATGGCCGGCGTCAGCGTAGAGGGCCGCGTCGTCGGTCGCGGCGGCGAGCCGTTCCGCGGCGACGCGGAACGCCGCCACCAGGGCGTCCCTCGGGAACGCCTGCGGCGTCTGGACGGCCCGCAGCTCGGCACGGTCGATCGTCCGCTCGACGACGGCGCTCGCGTCCACCTGTTTGATCGTGTCGGTCACCGGGAGCGCGGGCACGACACCCCAGCCGGTGCGCGCCGCGGCCTCGATCACCCGCTCGAACTGTGCCGTCGGCGTGAGCGCACGGGCCGCGTCGTGGACGAGCACGGTGCGGACCCCGGGCCACAGCGCGGCGAGCCCGTTGAGCACCGACTCCTGTCGCGTGCCACCGCCGACGACCACCCTGAGGTGGTCGGAGGCACGCCCGGCCGCCCTCCGCCCGATCGTCTCGGCCTCGCCCACGCGGTCGGCCGGCACGACGAGGACGAGCTGCACCGGCTCGCGGAGCCGGAAGACCGGTGCGAGCGCGTGCTCGAGCACGGTGCTGCCGGCGAGGGACACGAACGCCTTGGGGATCCCGGCACCGAGACGCGTCCCGCTCCCGGCGGCGACGACGATCACCCCGACGGCGGGACCGTCCAGAGAGGTCTCCGCAGCGGCACTCGGTTCGTAGATCGCAGCCATGTGCCGAGCCTACTTCTCCCGTGCGATCCGCGAGCAGCGGGCCGGCTCAGGACGCGAGGACCTCGTCGAGGACGGAGGACGCCTGTTCCTCGTCCGTCTGCTCCGCGAGCGCCAGCTCGGAGACGAGGATCTGCCGCGCCTTCGCGAGCATGCGCTTCTCGCCCGCGGAGAGACCGCGGTCCTGGTCGCGACGCCAGAGGTCGCGGACGACCTCGGACACCTTGATGACGTCTCCCGACGCGAGCTTCTCGAGGTTCGCCTTGTATCGACGGGACCAGTTCGTCGGCTCCTCGGTGAACGGCGCGCGGAGCACGTCGAACACGCGGTCCACACCCTCCTGGCCGATGACGTCGCGTACCCCGACCAGGTCGACGTTCTCGGCCGGGACCTCGATGACGAGGTCTCCCTGGGTGACACGGAGCTTCAGGTAGAGCTTCTCCTCGCCCTTGACGACGCGGGTCTTCACCTCGGTGATGGTCGCGGCACCGTGGTGCGGGTAGACGACGGTCTCGCCAACTTCGAAGATCATGGGTGTCGGTCCCTTCGGCGTCTCCCAGAATACCATAGGACCCCTGGTCAGAGCCGGGTACGGTGCCCGCGGCAGCACCGACAGACAGCGCCTAGATCGGTACTCCGCACCGACCGCGTCCCTGTGCGGGGGTGGGCTAGACTCGAATCCGGATCCCGGGACACCTGTCACTCGTCTGCGCCCGGGGCCACCACATCTTGGAGGGTTCTGTGAAGGCGCGTCTCATCGCTTCCATCGTCGTCGCCGGTGCTGTCGCACTCGGCATGAGCGGGTGCAACCTGATCGCCCCGCAGGCGACCCTGAAGCAGTACGACGCCTCGGACGGCGTCGGTGTCACCGTCGGCTCGGTCGCGGTCCGCAACGCGATCGTCATCTCCGACGACGGCGAGACCGGCAACCTGGTGTTCAGCGTCGCGAACCGCGACGACCGCGCACACACCGTGCTCGTCGAGGTCGAGGGCATCGACGAGCAGTTCCAGGTCCTCGCCGAACCCGGTCTCACGAGCTTCGACGGCACCGGGGCGAACGACCCCCTGCGCATCGAGTCGCTCGGTGTGCAGCCGGGCGCGATCCTCGACGTCTTCTTCCAGTACGGCGAGGAGACCGGCGCCACTGCGAGCGTCCCGGTCCTCACCGGCGAGCTGCTCGAGTATTCGACGCTCGTCCCCACGCCGCAGCCGACCGAGGAGCCGACGGTGGAGCCGACCGACATCCCGACCCCGCTCGCGACGCCCACGACGGAGCCGACCGAATAGTCGAGCGACGATCACCGCTGGCACGACCGAACGCCCCGCCTCTCCTGAGAGGCGGGGCGTTCGTCGGTGTTGCCGGACGACGCGGTCAGGCCTCGAACCGGTAGCCGAGTCCGCGGACGGTGACGAGCATCACCGGCTCCGACGGGTTCGCCTCGATGCGCGAACGGATGCGCTTGATGTGGACGTCGAGCGTCTTGGTGTCGCCGTAGTAGTCACTCCCCCACACGCGGTCGATCAGCTGTCCGCGGGTGAGCACGCGCCCGGCGTTCCGCAGCAGCAGCTCGAGCAGCTCGTACTCCTTGAGCGGCATGGGGATCGGTGCACCGTTGACCTCGACGACATGGCGCTCGGTGTCCATCCGGACCGTGCCGGCCTCGAGCAGCACCTCCTCCTGGGCCTGGTCCGCATCGACACGGCGGCGCAGGACCGCACGGATCCGTGCGAGCAGCTCGCGGGTGGAGTACGGCTTCGTGACGTAGTCGTCGGCTCCCAGTTCGAGACCCACGACGATGTCGACCTCGGAGTCCTTCGCGGTCAGCATGATGATCGGCGTGCTCGACACCGCGCGGATCTGCCGGCAGACCTCCGTGCCCGGAATGCCGGGCAGCATGAGGTCGAGCAGTACGAGATCGGCGCCGCGAGCGGTGAACGACTGGACCGCCGACGGACCGTCCTCGGCCACCTCGACCTCGTAGCCCTCCCGCTCGAGCAGATAGCTCAACGGTTCACTCAACGATGCTTCGTCTTCGACGAGCAGGATGCGGGTCACAGGGTACTCCTTGCCGTGCCGGTGGAGAGATCCTCCGGCGGGGTCGTTGCTCTGGGCAGGCGGATGGTGAAAGTCGAACCGCGGCCGAGTTGCGACCAGACCTTGACCTCCCCGCCATGGTTGTGGACGGTGTGCTTGACGATACTCAGCCCGAGGCCGGTGCCGCCGGTGTGCCGGGACCGAGCCTGGTCGACGCGGAAGAACCGTTCGAACACGCGGTCGCGGTCCTCCTCGGCGATCCCGACCCCCTGATCGGTGACGGCGATCTCGACGACGTCGTCGACCGCGCGGACCCCGACCCCCACCTGGGCGCCGGTCGGCGAGTAGTGGATCGCGTTCGAGATGAGGTTGTGCACGGCGACGACGAGCATCGCCTCGTCGCCGTAGACCTCGAGGTTCTTGCCCCCGCGGACCGACAGGCCGACGCCAGTGGCGTCCGCCGGGACGCGGTTCTGGTCGACCGCGGCGGCGATCACGCGGTCGAGCCGCACGAGCTCCGGCTGATGGAGCGCGTCGGCCGCCTGCAGCCGGGACAGGTCGATGATCTCCGCCGTCATCCGCGTGAGTCGATGGGACTCGGTCGCGAGTCGGCTGGCGAACCGCTTGACCCGTTCCGGGTCGTCGGCCGCGGTGTCGAGCGCCTCGGAGAGGAGGCCGATGGCACCGATCGGCGTCTTCAGCTCGTGGCTGATGTTCGCGATGAAGTCCCGACGGACCTCGTCCAGGCGGCGCGCCTCGGTGTGGTCTTCGGCGAGCAACAGGATGAAGCGGGAGCCGAGCGGCGCAGCGCGCACCCGGAGGTGTCTCGTCGCCTCACCGAACCGGCCGAGGGCCAGTTCCAGGTCGCTCGTCACGGCGTCTCCGGTGCGGCGGACCTCGAGCGCGAGGTCGATGAGTTCCTGATTGTCAAGCACGCGGTCGCGGACCAGGCCGAGCGCGAAGGCTCCAGGCGACGCCTTGAGCACGTTGTTCGACGGGTCGACGACGATACCGGCGCTGTCGAGGGCCTCGAGCACCTGGTCGACCCCATCCGGCACGACCGGGTTCACGACCGTCGCAGCGCGCTCGCCACGGCGGAGGGCGAGGGTGATGAGGGCGACGAAACCGCCCCCGACGATGAGGCCGAGTGCCAACGCGATCAGCACCAACCACATGGTGTCCATGGGTACTACGTTACTCAGTCCGCTGGAGGCCGAACTCGCGAATACCCCGCCACTTCGACGACTGTTCACGCGCGGGGCCCCAACTGTTAACCTTGGTTCGGCATCATCGGCGGAGCGGGCATCTGCCTGCCCACCGCCAGGTCACGGAAGGACGGCACCCAGAGCCATGCGCGAGGTATTCCAGCAGTCACTGCGAGAGGTCCAGGATCGCCTGGTCGAGATCGCCGAGCTCGTCACGATCTCCATCGAGAAGGCGACGCAGTCCTTCGGCAACTCGGACGTCGCCGTGGCCGAAGAGGTCATCGCCAACGACAACCGCATCGACCAGCTCGCCATCGAACTCGACGAACTCGCGATCGACATCCTCGCCCGCCAGCAGCCGGTGGCCCGCGACCTGCGCATCGTCGTCAGTGCCCTGCGGATCAGCGCCTCGCTCGAGCGGATGGGCGACATGGCCGAGCACATCGCCCAGCTGTCGCGCTACCGCTTCCCCGACAAGGCCGTCCCGAAGGGGCTGCGCACGACGTTCGCCGAGATGGGCCGCCTCGACGTGTCCATCGCGCGCAAGCTCACCGAACTGCTCCGCACGCAGGACCCCCGCATCGCGGACGAGATCCGGAACGACGACGACGACGTGGACGAACTCCACGCGAGCGTCTTCGAGAAGGTGCTCGGCGACACGTGGAAGGGTGAGCCGGTCGCGACCGTCGACGCCACCCTCGCTTCGCGGTACCACGAGCGCTTCGCCGACCACGCAGTGTCCATCGCCAAGAAGGTGCAGTACCTGGCCACCGGCGACTGGATCCCCGAGACCACGACGCCGGTCCACCACTGAGCGACGTCCACCGGACACCCCGACGAGCGGTGTCGACCCGGATCCGGGTCGGCACCGCTCGTCCGTTGTCGCGGGACTAGCCGATCTGACGGCGACGGACGATCGCGCCGCCGGCCAGGAGCAGCAGACCCAGGACGGTCGCCAGTCCGGCGAGCGGCAGGAGTCCGGCCGCAGCGCTTCCGGTGTCGGCCAGGGCCGGCTCAGTCGAGCGCGGCGCCGAAGCCGTCACACCCGAGCCGGACTGCGACGGCGTGGCGGCACTGACGACGACGGTCGTCGGGCTGCTCGGCGTACCGGGGACCACCGGGATGGTGGGGTCCGTCGGGTCGGTCGGGTCCGTCGGGTCGGTCGGGTCGGTCGGATCGGTCGGATCGGTCGGATCGGTCGGGTCGGTCGGGTCGGTCGGGTCGGTGACCCCGGGGCCACCGGTCTCGCTGTCACCGATCACCGCGATGGCGTTGCCGCCCACCGTGACGGGCAGGCCCAGATCCAGGATCACCTGGTTCCCACCGGCGACGCTGCCGTCGCCGACCGTCGTGGACGTCCCGTTCCCGGACGTGGCCGGGGTCGTGGTCGCTCCGCCCGTCGACTCGGCGTCACCGATCACGCTGACGGCATTGTCGACCAGCGAGACGGGGAGCTCGACGTCTCCGATGATCTGATTCCCACCGGCGACACTGTCGTCACCGGTCGTCGTCGACGACCCCGCCGGAGCAACCGCTCCACCGGGAGCAGCCGCAGGCTGACCCGCCTGCTCACTGCTCGAGTCGCCGATCACGGAGATGGCGTTCCCACCGACCGTCACCGGTACGGTCACCACGGGCGACACCTGGTTCCCACCGGCGACACTGTCGTCACCGGTCGTCGTCGACGACCCCGCCGGAGCGACCGCTCCACCGGGAGCAGCCGCAGGCTGACCCGCCTGCTCACTGCTCGAGTCGCCGATCACCGAGATGGCGTTCCCACCGACCGTCACCGGTACGGTGACGGGCAGCTGGACCTGGTTCCCACCGGCGACGCTGTCGTCACCGGTCGTGGCCTGACCACCCGTGGGAGCCGTGGTCGACTCCCCGGCCGGCGCAGCCGCACCGCTCGACTGCTCGGCGTCGCCGATGATCGAGATGGCGTTGTCCTCGACCGTCACCGGGATGGTGACGGGCAGCTGGACCTGGTTGCCGCCGGCGATGCTGTCGTCACCACTGGTGCTGGTGGCTTCCGGCTCCGGGGCGGGAACCGGTGCCGGGTCAGGTGCCGGTGCCGGGTCAGGTGCCGGTGCCGGGTCAGGTGCCGGTGCCGGGTCAGGTGCCGGTGCCGGGTCAGGTGCCGGTGCCGGGTCCGCTGGCGCGGGCTCCGGCACGCTGGTCGCCGACGAGTCGCCGATGACGGTCACCGCGGTGTCGACGATCTCGACCGGCGCTTCGAGGACCACGTCGACGAGGTTCCCGCCGAGGATGCTGTCCTCACCCGAGGTGTCGGCGTTGGCCGCCGTGGCTCCGAGGAACGTGAGTCCCGCGACGAACAGGCCGCAATAGAGGCCTTTCTTGACATACGAATTCATGATTCCTGCTCCTTGCAGAATGACTGGTGTGCTCCCGGTGCCGGGAGACTTCGGACTGTCGAACCACCCGATGGGTGGGCCTCCGCCGTCAAGGGCGGAGTCGTCCGTCGTCAGTCAGGAGCAGTGTCTGCAGGGAAGGTGGGGGAGGCTGGTAGGTCGTCGTCTCGAGCGATGGCGCGTCGATCCACACCGGGTGCGGGGATCGCGACCTCGGCGGACTGCTCACCGCTGACCGGGCCGTTGGCCGCCGCGCCCGAGCCGGACGAGCTGGACCCGCTCGGCGAGACCGCCCAGTGATCGTCAGCGGCCGGCAGCGCCGGCAGACCGCCGGGTGTCGCGGGAAGCGTGGTGGTGCTCGGCGCGACGGCGTCGGTCGAGGGGTGGACGGAGGCACGCTCGCGATCCGTACCGGCGTCCGAGGAGACGAGGTCTCCGAGCGGTGCGGATGGCGGCCCGAACACCGGAGCCGGAGCGCTCGTCGGCGCTGGAGCGGTCGGCGTGTCGCCGGCCTGCTCGGGCGCGGGCCCCACCGGGGCCGGGCTCGACGGGACTGGAACGGTGGGTACGACGACGGGAGCACTGGGAACCGGGACGGCCGCGACCACGTCGCCGAGTCCATCGACGGTGTCCTCGACCGTCTGCACGACCGGTTCGACGATCGTCGCCACCGGCTCCGGGCCAACGGTCTCCTCGACCACCGTGTTCACGACCGGGACAGCCGCCACCGTGTCGTCGACGACGTCCACCACGGGCTCGACGACAGTGGTGTCCACGACGTCGACCACCGCTGCGACGGCGTCGATCGGTCGATCGAGCGAGTCCACGACCTCGGTGACCGCTCCGAGGAGTGACGGGTCCGCACCGTCGTCGGCGTGTGCGGACGACGGAGTCCCGAAGAGGGCGACGGCCGTGAACGCCGCAGCGGCGAACCCGCCGAGGGCGAGGGCGCGCCACAGGGGGAAACGGGTGCCGTCGGTCGACTGCTCCATGCGTATCCCCCCAATCGGGTTACAGTGCAGTCACTGTACGCCCAACTCGGAACGCGTTCAAGCCCTTTTTCGCGCAAGGGAAAACCCCGGCCAGAGGCGCATTCACCGCAGATGCGGTTGAGTCGTCCTCGTGGCCGGGGCGCTGGTTTGGTGGGGTTTCCGCTACTTCTTGCCCTGCGCTGCGACGGCCGCGGCACCGGCGGCGGCGGCCTCCGGGTCGAGGTAGCGGGCCGGTGCGATCGGACGGAAGTCCGCGTCGAGCTCATAGACGAGCGGGATGCCGGTCGGGATGTTCAGCTCCGCGATCTCGTCGTCCGAGATGTCGTCGAGGTGCTTGACGAGGGCGCGGAGCGAGTTCCCGTGCGCCGTGACGAGCACCGTCTTGCCGGCGGCGAGGTCGACCGTGATGTCGGACTCCCAGTACGGCAGCATGCGGTCGATGACGTCCTTCAGGCATTCGGTGCGCGGCAGCTCGCCGTCGATGCCGACGTACCGCGGGTCGTCCGCCTGCGACCACTGGTCGTCGTCCGCGATCGGCGGCGGCGGGACGTCGAAGGACCGACGCCAGGTCTGGAACTGCTCCGGACCGTACTCGGCGAGCGTCTGCGCCTTGTCCTTGCCCTGCAGTGCGCCGTAGTGACGTTCGTTGAGACGCCAGCTGCGCTTCACCGGGATCCACATGCGGTCGGCGGTCTCGAGGGCCAGGTTGGCCGTCTGGATCGCGCGGGAGAGGACCGAGGTGTAGAGCACATCGGGGGTGATGCCGGAGTCGGCGAGCAGCTCACCCGCGCGCTTGGCCTCGGTGACACCGAGTTCGCTGAGTCGGACGTCGACCCAACCGGTGAACAGGTTCTTCTGATTCCAGTCGCTGTTGCCGTGGCGCAGCAGGACGAGGGTGTAAGTCTCAGGCATGCCTCCAGCATACCGACGGCGCGTGGCCGCGAGGTGGACCCGGAGGTCTCGTCGGTGAGGGAGAATAGGCCCATGCCCGTCGGATCGATCACTCGCGGGACGACGAACACGAACCGACTCCGTCGGGTGGACCGCTGGATCTCGACCCTCCCCGCGCTCAGACGGACGACGAACCCCCTGGTGGTGGACCTCGGCTACGGCGCGAGCGGGATCACGACCCTGGAGTTGCACGAACGGCTCCTCGCCGTCCGACCCGAGCTGCGGGTCATCGGTCTCGAGATCGAGCCGGGCCGCGTCCGCACCGCCGATGCGCAACTGCGACTGGTCCGCGACGGTGCGACCCGCTTCTCCCCCGCCGCTCGGGTGTCCTTCGCGCTCGGCGGCTTCGAGGTCCCGACCGGTGAGGACCGCCCGGTCGTCATCCGCGCGTTCAACGTGCTCCGCCAGTACGACGAGTCGGAGGTGGCGGACGCCTGGCACCTGATGGCGAAGCGACTCCAGCCGGGCGGGACACTCGTCGAGGGGACGTGTGACGAGATCGGACGCGTGTCCAGCTGGGTCGCCGTCGACGACCAGGGTCACCCGGAGTCGTTCTCGATCAGTCTGCGGCTGGCCGACCTGGAGCTCCCGTCCATCGTGGCGGAACGGCTGCCGAAGGCGCTGATCCACCGCAACGTCCCCGGGGAACGGATCCACGCACTCATGACGGACCTCGACCGTGCCTGGCGCGTGCACGCACCCCTGGCGGTCTACGGTCCCGTGCAGCGCTGGTTGGCGACCGTCGGCACGCTCGTCGACACCGGGTGGCCCGTGACGGCGGGGCGCTCCCGCTGGCGTCTCGGTGAGCTGACGCTGCCGTGGTCGGCCGTCGCCCCCGCTCCGACGCCGGTCGCCTGAGCAGCGTCTCGCGTCGCGGATCAGACCGGGGGAAGCTTCGCCTGGGCGTCCGCCGTCGGCAATTCGGTCGCCGTGAGCAGATCGACGAGGTACGGACGGAGGACGAGGACGAGCGCCTGCTCCGACACCGAGGCCTCCGGCAACACGGCGACCGGGTCGAGGTGCTTGGCGATCTCGAGGAGAGACTGCCTCGCGACCGGCTGCTGCGCGATGTCCCCGATCGACTGCGACAGGATGCCGAGCGCGACGGAGGTGCGAGCGAGCAGGTCCGCGAGCTCGGGCCGGCTCGTGGCATCGCGAGACACGTAGTCGATGCGCCGGGCGATCACCCGGAGGTTGCGGGTCGCGAGGTCCATGCCGTCGAGCATGGTCCGCTGTCGCTCGAGGTCGAAGACGGCCTTCCTGAGGAACGGGGAGATGCGCGCGATGGCGAGCCCCGAGTCGAGGGTGCCGCGCCACGCGTCCAGTGCCGGCTGGGTGGCCCTCGCCCGGGCGAGCGCACGGTCCGCCTGCTCCAGATCGCCGAGGCGGAGGGCCGCCACGAGGGATGCCAGCGTCCGGACGTGTTCGTCGATGAGCCGCTGGCCGTCCCGGCGAGCGCTCCGGCGCGGGTCGCGCGGGATGAGTGCCGTCGCGAGGAGGGCGAAGACCCCGCCGATCAATCCGTCGAGCGTCCGGACGAACGGTCCGCCGTCGGGGACGGGCAGGAGCATGACGAGGACGGACTGCACCGCCGCCGCGATCGCGAACGATGCCGCCGGCGACAGGAACCGGGCGACGAGCAGCGTGAGCACGAGCGCGACCGCGAGTTGCCACGTGCCCTGGCCGAAGCCGAGGAGCAGGATCTCGGCCAGCGCGATCCCGACGCTCATCCCCACGGCCGTCTCGAGGA is part of the Plantibacter sp. Leaf314 genome and encodes:
- a CDS encoding chaplin family protein; translated protein: MNSYVKKGLYCGLFVAGLTFLGATAANADTSGEDSILGGNLVDVVLEAPVEIVDTAVTVIGDSSATSVPEPAPADPAPAPDPAPAPDPAPAPDPAPAPDPAPAPDPAPVPAPEPEATSTSGDDSIAGGNQVQLPVTIPVTVEDNAISIIGDAEQSSGAAAPAGESTTAPTGGQATTGDDSVAGGNQVQLPVTVPVTVGGNAISVIGDSSSEQAGQPAAAPGGAVAPAGSSTTTGDDSVAGGNQVSPVVTVPVTVGGNAISVIGDSSSEQAGQPAAAPGGAVAPAGSSTTTGDDSVAGGNQIIGDVELPVSLVDNAVSVIGDAESTGGATTTPATSGNGTSTTVGDGSVAGGNQVILDLGLPVTVGGNAIAVIGDSETGGPGVTDPTDPTDPTDPTDPTDPTDPTDPTDPTDPTDPTIPVVPGTPSSPTTVVVSAATPSQSGSGVTASAPRSTEPALADTGSAAAGLLPLAGLATVLGLLLLAGGAIVRRRQIG
- a CDS encoding class I SAM-dependent methyltransferase, with protein sequence MPVGSITRGTTNTNRLRRVDRWISTLPALRRTTNPLVVDLGYGASGITTLELHERLLAVRPELRVIGLEIEPGRVRTADAQLRLVRDGATRFSPAARVSFALGGFEVPTGEDRPVVIRAFNVLRQYDESEVADAWHLMAKRLQPGGTLVEGTCDEIGRVSSWVAVDDQGHPESFSISLRLADLELPSIVAERLPKALIHRNVPGERIHALMTDLDRAWRVHAPLAVYGPVQRWLATVGTLVDTGWPVTAGRSRWRLGELTLPWSAVAPAPTPVA
- a CDS encoding response regulator transcription factor; amino-acid sequence: MTRILLVEDEASLSEPLSYLLEREGYEVEVAEDGPSAVQSFTARGADLVLLDLMLPGIPGTEVCRQIRAVSSTPIIMLTAKDSEVDIVVGLELGADDYVTKPYSTRELLARIRAVLRRRVDADQAQEEVLLEAGTVRMDTERHVVEVNGAPIPMPLKEYELLELLLRNAGRVLTRGQLIDRVWGSDYYGDTKTLDVHIKRIRSRIEANPSEPVMLVTVRGLGYRFEA
- a CDS encoding phosphoglyceromutase, coding for MPETYTLVLLRHGNSDWNQKNLFTGWVDVRLSELGVTEAKRAGELLADSGITPDVLYTSVLSRAIQTANLALETADRMWIPVKRSWRLNERHYGALQGKDKAQTLAEYGPEQFQTWRRSFDVPPPPIADDDQWSQADDPRYVGIDGELPRTECLKDVIDRMLPYWESDITVDLAAGKTVLVTAHGNSLRALVKHLDDISDDEIAELNIPTGIPLVYELDADFRPIAPARYLDPEAAAAGAAAVAAQGKK
- the phoU gene encoding phosphate signaling complex protein PhoU, which translates into the protein MREVFQQSLREVQDRLVEIAELVTISIEKATQSFGNSDVAVAEEVIANDNRIDQLAIELDELAIDILARQQPVARDLRIVVSALRISASLERMGDMAEHIAQLSRYRFPDKAVPKGLRTTFAEMGRLDVSIARKLTELLRTQDPRIADEIRNDDDDVDELHASVFEKVLGDTWKGEPVATVDATLASRYHERFADHAVSIAKKVQYLATGDWIPETTTPVHH
- a CDS encoding cell wall metabolism sensor histidine kinase WalK; the protein is MDTMWLVLIALALGLIVGGGFVALITLALRRGERAATVVNPVVPDGVDQVLEALDSAGIVVDPSNNVLKASPGAFALGLVRDRVLDNQELIDLALEVRRTGDAVTSDLELALGRFGEATRHLRVRAAPLGSRFILLLAEDHTEARRLDEVRRDFIANISHELKTPIGAIGLLSEALDTAADDPERVKRFASRLATESHRLTRMTAEIIDLSRLQAADALHQPELVRLDRVIAAAVDQNRVPADATGVGLSVRGGKNLEVYGDEAMLVVAVHNLISNAIHYSPTGAQVGVGVRAVDDVVEIAVTDQGVGIAEEDRDRVFERFFRVDQARSRHTGGTGLGLSIVKHTVHNHGGEVKVWSQLGRGSTFTIRLPRATTPPEDLSTGTARSTL